GGAGCTGATTGAAGACGTGAGAAGCGTGACCCTAAGAGGACACAAGTCATACAAGTTACCATCTAAAAAGACCTCTATGTAAAGCATATTCTAGGAGTAGATGAATGAGGGTAATTGTAGGATGTAAAGTATCCCCCGTAACACTATAAAAGTGGAGTCCTACCCCAATGTAAACTCACGTTCATTTCATAGAATTGAATTGCAAGTGCTGCTTTAACATCATTGTGTTCGAACTTCGCTGAAACCTGTTTTCCAACATCACAGATCGATTAGCCAAAGTTGCTCTGTAGGAACTGAAAACGTTGTCACGTGGTTTGGCTGCAACGCATACGACGAATCTGGGTGGTTCATGGCCTCGAATTCCAAGtaaaaaatataagaaaaagaaatgttgCATCGACGTTTGGGAgagaggtgctaaactttagcacccctactttagtccattttaatCATTTGTGCTCCCAAATAGGTGAGCTAAAATtggtggactaaattttagccccccactAATCCTTTAGTCACTTGAgggtagctaaaatggactaaatggactaaaaagtggtcccccggACCACTTTccccctgccccctcccctctctctcctcccctcagtctctctctctccccgcctccttcgcccgaaccgccgcctccgcctcgcccgccggtcctgccgcctccacctcgccgccaccgcctccggccaaccccgccgcctctgcctcgccgccaccgccgccgcctccggccggccccgctgCCTCCAGCCGACCCCGCTCGCCCCCGCGACCTCCGCGCCGGCCTCGCCCGCCcccgcggtcgccgccggccccgcccgccctcgcggcctccgcgccggccccgccgcccccaccaGCGCCTCGATAGGGCTCGCCACTGCCTCGCCGATCCCCTCCACCTCGCCTCGCTGGGCCTCGCCGGGATCCTCGTCGCGCCTCCGCCTGAGATGTGCCACGAGCAGGAAGAGGACGGCGCTttgagaaggaagaggagggggtgaaggagagagagaaagcaggGGTAAATCTATCTTTTGTCaacacatgtgctaaaatttagtctccTTCCCACCCtgaagggctaaagtttagcaccccatttgatggtgctaaaatttagtccatctTCCTCCGGAACAGGACCGTAGAAGAGATGAACAGTAGATGAGAATAGAGACAGCGATACAAATTATAAAATAATGTTGAACTGTGGGTCGGTAGGGTGACACCGCCAACGTCGAGATTCACAAAACCATTAATGACTCCGACATTGATTATCGCGTAGTTTAGTAAAGAATCCATGCTCAGGCGGCCGACACCGCCAACTTCGACATTCACAAAACCATTAATGACTCCGACATTGATTATCGCGTAGTTTAGTAAAGAATCCATGCTCAGGCGGCCGCATATATACCTGAAAAACGTAGCTGGAGCACTCCATCGGACAAGCAAGTGCTTCACGGAGCAAAGCAAGCAGCCATGGTGAGCATGGAGAGCCGGAGCCTCCTCGCTGCTGCCCCAGCTCTGGCAGTCGCCATCATCTTCCTCTCTACCGCCGCACCGCTGGCGTGCGCGGGATCCGTCGAGCACACATTTGTCGTAAGTTTGCACACAAATCGTGAATAGACTTTCACCAAATTCGGGCACTACAACACACTCGCTTAtgcttgatttgttggaaaataTTGTAGGTGAATCAGACGAAGATGATGCGCCTGTGCAAGGAGACACTGGTCACCGTGGTGAACGGGCAGCTCCCAGGGCCGACCATTGAGGTCACAGAAGGAGACTCGGTGACTGTTCATGTCGTCAACAGGTCACCTTACAACATTACGATCCACTGGTAAGCGATGATGGCATAAAAATAAGTTCATTTCCACAGGTCACTTGACAGCATTAAAAGAAGGACACTTCCGATTAAACATATAATGAGCTAGTTCGATCGACCCCAGGTGACACTCGTGGCAGGCAACCGATTTACAGGATATCGTAGGAGCTCAATGTTGCCCGTTGTTGTTTATTATGTTAGGAAAGGATTAGTTCCTATATAATCTTTATATGGTggtgttgatcttttttttttccaatgtgGACTCTTATTTTTATTTGAGGTGTCCAGATTGACTTGTATCTCACAGTTGATTTTCACCATCGCAATCTGGATCCGCTCGATAAACTATGTAGATTTGACGCATTTCTAATGATTAACTTGGTAATTTAAAGCCCCTGTGATTAAACTTTGAGCCACCATTTTCAGTCAACTACAAAGACAACtgtgtttttcaaaaaaaaagtaatatTGTTATTATTATCATTTCTGATTACATAAATGCATTTTGTGGTTCCTGATGCAGGCATGGAGTAAAGCAGTTTCGGAACTGCTGGGCTGATGGGGTGCCTATGGTCACCCAATACCCTATCCAGCCGAACAAAGATTTCACTTACCGGTTCAATGTCGTCGGGCAGGAAGGCACTCTGTGGTGGCATGCTCATGTCCCCGGCCTACGGGCAACCCTCCATGGCGCATTCATCATTCGGCCAAGGCTTGGGGCTGAGTCATATCCATTTCCTAAGCCTCATAAGGAGATCCCGGTTATTATAGGTTTGTGTACCTTTCTGATATTGATTGCTGATCATCTGAGAACATAAACGTTTTCTAGGAGCAATTTTTAATTGGGACCCATTTGAGGAGAAGAAAATGTGAAGTCCTCTGGGAAATGAATTATGCAATTTCGCCATGCTTGTGCAACTACCTAGTAGATGTGAAATGATCCTGACGATTACAGGGGACTGGTGGGAGGAGGACCTTGCAGAGATGGCCAGGAACATGACGAAGGGCATCTTTTTGTCTGATGCTAGTGCCTCCACAGTCAATGGCTTGGTCGGAGATCTCTTCAATTGCTCCGGTAAGCAGTTATTTAATTGATGTACAGTAGCCCACTGGCTCTGTTTTAATGTCATTTAGTGCATTTCAACAGCTGGTTTGACTGATAATTCGCTAGAAGATGGGTGATCGACTATTTACAACTGTGTTAGGTGAAAAAATATTGGAGACTTGTCCATGTCGATACCGATACATCCTTTTCTTTGGCTCTGTTTTTATTATAATTCATCTTTCAGGTGTCACAAAAGAAGGATATGTTCTGGATGTGGAGCCTGGCAAGACCTACCTGCTACGAATAATCAATGCCGGCCTCTTCTCTGAGTTCTATCTTAAGATCGCTGGGCACAAGTTCACGGTGGTTGCTGCCGACGCTAACTACGTCAGCCCCTTCACCACAGATGTCATCGCAATCGCAGCTGGCGAGACAGTGGATGCCCTGCTAATTGCCAATGCAGCCCCTGGCAGGTACTACATGGTCGCCCTACCCAATCAGGCACCATTGCCTGACACCCAAACTCCGGAGTACGCTACAAGGGGGATGGTGCGGTATAAGGTCAGCCACAGCACCTGCACTAGCTCAACGGCAGTGAGCTCATGCCAGGgtacagaagaagaagaaaaaggatatcGAGGTACATCTGGTGATGCTCCAATAGTGCCTAAGATGCCTGATATACATGACACAATTACATCGTTCTACTTCCATGGCAACCTGACCAGCCTGCACCACCAAGGGCAACTTCCAGTCCAGCAACAAGTCGATGAGCGCCTCTTCATCGTGCTTGGCCTCGGCACCATCTGCAAGAAAGGCCAGTTCTGTAAGAGGGGTAGCAGTGACGAGGACCTCCTAGTGGCCACGATGAACAATGCTTCCTTCCAGCACCCCACAGCGATACCGACACCACTACTAGAAGCGCACTACTACCACACCGGCCTCATCAATGCCACGACACAAGAGCTTCCGAAGAGGCCACCGAAATTGTTCAACTTCACCGATGAAGCCTTAATCCCTACTGGACCCAAAGAGATGCAGCTAGAGCCAACTCACAAGGCGACGTTGGTCCGGAGGTTCCGACACGGTGCTGTGGTGGAAATAGTCTTTCAGAGCACAGCGATCCTACAGGGCGACTCCAATCCAATGCACCTACATGGGCATGACATGATTGTGCTTGCACAAGGCCTTGGCAACTATGATCCAGCGAAGGCCGTGGCCACGTACAACCTGGTTAATCCACTAGTAAAGAACACTGTGCTTGTCCCAAATCTTGGGTGGATCGCCATCCGATTTGTCGCCAATAATCCAGGTGTGTATAAGATTTGAATCCTAGTTTCATGTTGGAAAATATTATGTGGAGACCCCTATCTTGGTTTAATCGTGGAAAGCCCTAGTTAACCTCCCttgaatatatttttgtatagGTCGTCGATTGTTGGAAATAGTCTTGTGAACTTGTTTATTTGAAGTTTAGAGAAAATCTTGCTAAAAGGTAGAAGATTGGACTTCACTAGCAGCATAACATTATGTTTGTTCCATTTATTATTTTAGACCATGAAAGTCCTCAAGACGTTCGAGTTTGCTGTTGTTAATTATCACGCCATGCGTTATAAGGCCTAAACTGTTGTAGGAAAGGAAATAGCGCAAAAATTTCTAGAGCCACAAAAACAAGTCTTATGATAAAATAGCGCAAAATTTTATCAGTAAGAAATTATTCATCTTCTCCTaaattttatttccttctaCCTCAAATATAAGCCTATCAAGGCTCATGTTCTTCAATTCAGGTTTGTATTGCAATGACCATATTGAATAATACTCAATTAACAAAATTATTACGGTGCTTTGTTCATTTAAACTAAAAAATTGATAACTTTAGAAAGGCGTCGGATAAAATAGGAAAGTGGAATCAAAATTATGTCTGAAAGTTGTTTGACTACTATTTGGTGCATTGTGAGAATGACCACTTACATTTATACTTGGTATCTGAAGGAGTCAATTTTTTAAGCATTCCACGAGACTTCAATATAATTATCCAGAGTTGTATTCCTAGGAAATTATTCAATAAAATTTATTATAGTGTTTTTCCGATTCGCACCCATATTTGTTTGTCTAAGTTGCCTGCCAAAGCACCTCTTGGCGCCAAAAACTAACTTATAGTCTTTTATGTTGTACAGGGGTATGGTTCATGCATTGCCACTATGAGTTTCATCTATCGATGGGCATGGCAGCAGTATTTATTGTAGAGGATGGACCAACAAATGACACATCTCTCCCTCGATTGCCAGTGAATTTTCCGACTATTGGTCAAGACATCAATCTCATGCCCAATGACTTATATCTCAAAACTATGAAAAGTTAAAACTAGTGCACAAAGGGAGTACCTGTGTATGTATGAAGACAACTCCTATTACTTATTTTGAATAAATGGTTATGAATAATGAATGTTCGTAATGAGATAAATGTACATATATTATTAATGTCAAACTTTATTGAACTGATAAAATGTCATGCGCCTAACAATTTGGATTGAAAAGATGTCGAACTAGTCATGGTTGCATCGCCACCCGAACAATACCTTATCCATGTCGGCCAATCAGTACCGGCCGAAAACCAGAAGGGCCATCTACATTGGCTGAGCAGCCAAACCGCAGAGGGCTTGAAAACAATGACCAGCTTCACTGCACAATATCTGTACTAGCATGAAGAAGCCTGGCATCGATAATATCCGTGTCATCCATGCTGAGCTTCCATTAGCATTGGCACAGACATATATCATCTCTCAAGAAGCCCCGGATATGTAAAAGTATGTTGTTGGCGCTACCATTTTACTGACCACATGACAAGCATATGCAATTACTTGGATTTAAAGTTGAAGCATAGTTATATTTTTTTCACACGatgtcgagaaggagaagaccGCAGGCACAATTCAGTGAATCATGATCAAGTAttgtcgaggaggaggagaagaccgCAGGCACTCATTTGCTGAAGGAGTCACGTTTTGCAGGCAATGCAGCAACTTATTCGGAAGTTCAACACACTGAATAGTATTGTCTTCCTTGCAAACTCTTCCACAAGCTGGAGTGCTAACTTGCATTCCAGGAGTGGGAGAACATTCTAGAAAGACTGACATTTTTTTCAGCATGTTTGGTTCGGGAACCATGCCCCCTAAGCCCTTTCATGCATACTTCTCCAATAAGAGAATCACTCCAAGATGAAGGAACATCTTGCTCGGCGTCCTCGGAATTTTggtgcaaaaatatttgtaataTCTTCTGGTCATGAGCTTCTCGTCATCCACGATCATCAAAATATTATCGTGGTCTGTAGGCTGTAATGCTCACACGATTGGTCCCCCGAAAGCTATGAGTAGCGATGGGTAGAATACGGAAATTCATGACGCCATGCACGATCCATAGTCCCAGGCCTTCCCAGATCTAGTGGAATGACATCACGAATCATAACATCACCGTGTCCACATAATGAAAACTTCACCTTCACCTTGTGTACATATAAACCGCGGTTATTTATCCATGAAATATGTGGCCTCGTATGATGCATCCGCGACAGTCCCAAAACATTCACAAGACATTCACTTGCAGCATTGATGACAGAGAATTGATCCACAATCGTAGCACATGTACCCGCAACAACTTCACAGCGAGTGTAGCACATGGAAAGATCAGGATCCACGGTTGGATCCTGCTCATAATTTTGCAATGCAGTGCCCAGAATCGTGGTAGCaatcataaaaaaaatctcaaataGTAAAGTTAACAGCAGATATACCGTGACCAACTTAGCAAAACTGATACGACCTGATAAGGACATGCTTGCTGTGCACAGGATCGATCTGTCTCAATCTTTGACGGTACTAATCACTTACAGAATTTAGTCTCAATAGTATGGCTGTCCAATATATGCTCCCTATCTAAATTCAGTTGTCGTGATTATTTGCAGACTAGGAATAGTGATAGACTAATCTGAAAATACTAGCAAAACAGATACTGCACAAGATATAGCTTCTTGTACAGAGCCAATTAACTGGAATATGAACAACAGCATTCATAGCTATCTTCTTTTAAATCAGGCAACAGCTGGACACTCTTACAGCCACAAGATGGAAATCTCCACAGACACGGCTCAAATTagcctgactaaaatgcacttaaatcAGCAAGCCAATTTGGtcgtccgtcagatttcatctgataaaccacttactcaggatcgagaagcattgctcacacgaaagTAAGTGGCTacgagattacaacattcccatcacattaacatagttcaacaacttattacatcagagtttttgaaattcaaatagAATTTGCAAGATTTTAAACAACAAAAAGTaaaacgagcggaagctacacgtcgatacacaataccatggtgaagccgaccatgatatcaatgatcCTTGTCCCCGCCGTCTGAGGAGGTATCCCACTCGgctgtccaacccggagggagctaggtaGACCAAGTAAGACTAGCACCCAAAACAACAGCAAACCTGAAAcagatagccacaagcaaggttgagtatactaatactcaacaaggcttacccgtcaggcggtaactactccaccgactcctagacatgcaaggctttttggcggtgggtttgtttttgccaaaagcgactagagttggtccttactttcaatattttagctcagattctaatttcattaaccagtctagattagcaacttatactaagcaagcattgtttccaaacaattaaagaacaagcatcaagattaatatcatcatcatgttccatctttactcagtgcggaatagcgatcaaacagtctcaaactgtgagaggcagatgaatcgattcgaatttattaaccatgcatgacaAACCTAATCGATtcaaagttgcttaccgatctaccttgtttgctagcggtgatgctaaagctcactagtagacttgttagttgtggatcctgaatcactaagtatcaatagagggatattgattttagtgggagtagattctgttaaatagtttaatgtcatTTGCTCTGTCaaggatacgtttgtcttagtgtattttgcattacttttgttgtagattaaatggcacctagcagcaccacaccatttgctttgcgttcagtccttaagaaggacaagttgaatggaacaaattactcggattggatccataacctgagaatagTTCTCAGGgttaagaaaaaggaagatgttctagacaacccactaccagaagaacctgctgatgatgcacctgctactgttaagaatgcttacaagaaagcatgtgatgctaacctcgaagtaagctaccttatgtgtacttgcatggaacccgagctgcagatgcagttagaaacaaaccatgaggcgcatgatatgattgtggcacttagagacatgttccaaacacaggctaggactgaaaggttcaatgtgtctaaggcctttgtggagagcaagctagcagaaggcgcaacagtaggaccacacgtaatcaagatggttggttacactcaacggttggagaagctgggcttcccactgggccaagagttggccactgatttcattctttcatctcttccgtccagctatgggaacttcatctcgaactaccatatgcatgggacgaagaagggtctgaatgaactgtgtggcatgcttaaaacagcagaggctgacattaagaaaagcgctagtagtagtcatgtgatggctatacagaacaagcctagctttaagaagaagggcaattcttggaagaagaagggcaaggctggaacgtccaagccaaacccaacgcccaaggttaaagctggacctggacctactccagacaaagagtgttttcattgccatgaacttggtcactggaagagaaatttgcaagcagtacctagcttcgttgaagaatggcggaagtaagagtacttccacctcaagtacgcttgttattaatgttatagacaacatatttctcgctgatacaattattaattcctGGGTAGttgataccagatcggttgctcatatttgcaattcaatgcagggaatgataagaagtagaagcatggaaagaggagaagttgatttccacgtagggcaataatgcaagagttgttgcgttgaccgtcgggacgatgcaactccacctcccgtcaggatttattatggagttgaataattgttatttcgttcctagtttaagtcaaaacattttgtctccttcatgcttgatgaaggatggtt
This genomic window from Setaria viridis chromosome 8, Setaria_viridis_v4.0, whole genome shotgun sequence contains:
- the LOC117833094 gene encoding laccase-15 is translated as MVSMESRSLLAAAPALAVAIIFLSTAAPLACAGSVEHTFVVNQTKMMRLCKETLVTVVNGQLPGPTIEVTEGDSVTVHVVNRSPYNITIHWHGVKQFRNCWADGVPMVTQYPIQPNKDFTYRFNVVGQEGTLWWHAHVPGLRATLHGAFIIRPRLGAESYPFPKPHKEIPVIIGDWWEEDLAEMARNMTKGIFLSDASASTVNGLVGDLFNCSGVTKEGYVLDVEPGKTYLLRIINAGLFSEFYLKIAGHKFTVVAADANYVSPFTTDVIAIAAGETVDALLIANAAPGRYYMVALPNQAPLPDTQTPEYATRGMVRYKVSHSTCTSSTAVSSCQGTEEEEKGYRGTSGDAPIVPKMPDIHDTITSFYFHGNLTSLHHQGQLPVQQQVDERLFIVLGLGTICKKGQFCKRGSSDEDLLVATMNNASFQHPTAIPTPLLEAHYYHTGLINATTQELPKRPPKLFNFTDEALIPTGPKEMQLEPTHKATLVRRFRHGAVVEIVFQSTAILQGDSNPMHLHGHDMIVLAQGLGNYDPAKAVATYNLVNPLVKNTVLVPNLGWIAIRFVANNPGVWFMHCHYEFHLSMGMAAVFIVEDGPTNDTSLPRLPVNFPTIGQDINLMPNDLYLKTMKS